A single genomic interval of Gossypium raimondii isolate GPD5lz chromosome 11, ASM2569854v1, whole genome shotgun sequence harbors:
- the LOC105800904 gene encoding uncharacterized protein LOC105800904, which yields MSKKRKSDATRLDEVDRSMYTTFCAAANSLSQLYSQAMNHQRLSFQAGERHALEKLFQWILGQQEEGSRVTTADIVAYLQNELEYGAEESPMSPRLSFQQQQQQHPQTAMHMNTLSAPFSSTPISASTDGQGVRSGDYRGSLQHYHSVHHQVGFHSNNVVASSFAANRPRNHETNCSHQQNGGGNSSISNDCMDMPMHAESPVHALPF from the exons atgtCGAAGAAGAGGAAATCCGATGCTACGCGCCTGGACGAGGTGGATCGGAGCATGTACACCACCTTCTGCGCCGCTGCTAACTCGCTTTCGCAGCTTTATTCACAGGCCATGAACCACCAGCGTCTCTCTTTCCAGGCCGGTGAACGTCACGCCTTG GAGAAACTTTTTCAATGGATTTTGGGGCAGCAAGAAGAAGGATCAAGGGTGACAACAGCTGACATAGTTGCTTATTTGCAG AATGAACTTGAATATGGAGCAGAGGAGTCTCCGATGTCCCCCAGGCTATCATTTCAGCAGCAGCAACAGCAACACCCTCAAACTGCAATGCACATGAACACTTTAAGTGCTCCTTTTTCATCTACACCAATTTCAGCGTCAACAGATGGACAAGGAGTTCGTTCGGGGGATTATCGAGGGAGCCTTCAGCACTACCACTCAGTCCACCACCAGGTTGGTTTCCATTCAAATAATGTTGTTGCATCTTCTTTTGCTGCCAATAGACCTCGAAACCATGAGACCAATTGCAGTCACCAACAGAATGGGGGAGGCAATTCCTCAATCAGCAATGATTGCATGGACATGCCTATGCATGCTGAGAGTCCAGTCCATGCACTACCTTTCTGA